The Balearica regulorum gibbericeps isolate bBalReg1 chromosome 5, bBalReg1.pri, whole genome shotgun sequence genome window below encodes:
- the EIF5 gene encoding eukaryotic translation initiation factor 5, giving the protein MSVNVNRSVSDQFYRYKMPRLIAKVEGKGNGIKTVIVNMVDVAKALNRPPTYPTKFFGCELGAQTQFDVKNDRYIVNGSHEANKLQDMLDGFIKKFVLCPECENPETDLHVNPKKQTIGNSCKACGYRGMLDTNHKLCTFILKNPPESGDTGTGKKEKEKKNRKGKDKENGSVSSNETLPPPPPEEITPPQAVEEEDDDDWGEDTTEEAQRRRMDEISDHAKNLTLSEDLERTVEERVNILFDFVKKKKEEGVIDTSDKDIVAEAERLDVKAMGPLVLTEVLFDEKIREQIRKYRRHFLRFCHNNKKAQRYLLHGFECVVAMHQSQLISKIPHILKEMYDADLLEEEVILGWAEKASKKYVSKELAKEIRVKAEPFIKWLKEAEEESSGNEEEDEDENIEVVYSTTASVPKVETVKPANNKDDDIDIDAI; this is encoded by the exons ATGTCTGTCAACGTCAACCGCAGTGTTTCAGATCAGTTCTATCGCTACAAAATGCCCCGTCTGATTGCCAAG GTGGAGGGCAAAGGAAATGGAATAAAGACGGTTATAGTCAACATGGTTGACGTTGCAAAGGCGCTTAATCGGCCTCCAACGT ATCCTACCAAATTTTTTGGTTGTGAGCTGGGAGCACAGACCCAGTTTGATGTTAAGAATGACCGTTACATTGTCAATGGATCTCATGAGGCGAATAAGCTGCAAGACATGTTGGAtggattcattaaaaaatttgttCTCTGTCCTGAGTGTGAGAATCCTGAAACTGATCTG CATGTCAATCCTAAGAAACAAACTATAGGTAACTCTTGCAAAGCCTGTGGCTATCGAGGCATGCTTGACACAAACCATAAACTCTGCACGTTCATTCTCAAAAACCCACCTG AAAGTGGTGACACTGgtacaggaaagaaagaaaaggagaagaagaatAGAAAAGGCAAGGACAAAGAGAATGGTTCTGTGTCCAGCAATGAGACACTTCCACCCCCACCACCAGAGGAGATTACTCCTCCACAGGCTGTG gaggaggaggatgatgatgacTGGGGTGAAGACACAACAGAAGAAGCCCAGAGGCGTAGAATGGATGAAATCAGTGACCATGCAAAGAACCTCACGCTTAGTGAAGACCTGGAAAGAACAGTGGAGGAGAGAGTCAACATACTGTTTGATTTTGTGAAG aaaaagaaggaagaaggtgtCATTGATACTTCTGACAAAGACATTGTagcagaagcagagagactGGATGTTAAGGCTATGGGCCCGCTAGTTCTCACTGAAGTCCTTTTCGACGAAAAGATTCGTGAACAGATAAGGAAATACAGGCGTCACTTCCTTCGT TTCTGCCACAACAACAAGAAGGCTCAGAGGTACCTTCTCCATGGCTTTGAGTGTGTGGTAGCCATGCATCAGTCTCAGCTTATTTCTAAAATACCAcatattttgaaggaaatgtaTGATGCAGATCTTCTGGAAGAAGAAGTCATCCTTGGCTGGGCAGAAAAG GCCTCaaagaaatatgtttcaaaGGAGCTTGCCAAAGAAATCCGTGTCAAAGCAGAACCATTTATTAAATGGCTAAAGGAAGCTGAAGAAGAATCTTCCGGTAATGAAGAAGAGGATGAAGATGAAAACATAGAG GTGGTGTACTCTACAACTGCCAGTGTACCTAAAGTTGAAACTGTGAAGCCTGCAAACAATAAAGATGACGATATTGATATCGATGCCATTTAA